The following proteins are encoded in a genomic region of Arachis ipaensis cultivar K30076 chromosome B02, Araip1.1, whole genome shotgun sequence:
- the LOC110269299 gene encoding uncharacterized protein LOC110269299, giving the protein MVTRYNLSSNSWVDQTYELRNLWALTYLRDQFFGRIRTTSQCEGINSLIKAYVRKKDTLLEFINNMETVVSHYRNNERVAEFNSKYTDPVLVTSLPTLEDFAAKTFTRNMFREVRKEIEGAYAMNTELVIQDGGKLYFKCNSFGVPEIDHVIEFDKVGGMLRCECLWFENRGIPYMHIFACLKHQHIEVIPEHLVCKHWTKNAKSDFMKSNVDDPSDSDKVLKCRLGVLGAECSRLMDVASKNSSDFVEAMNDVVNTITKLQKQGENPRNSNLDDDYVVDPLVVKSKGAPKKNSKFKQRRRCSNCGVTGHYNKSCPNVLGRIPKEPVDDDTEKNISSHLDILTKGTAEEKERKRKGSCSRPAPAPVPCRAAVEPTEQKPIAAHHRHVADEEERASSAEEASKIRCCPAVPSSPSPSRVRSETREQAAKEEGTAPSVESIRVAARTLVVAAAVGRRREEKDAMYIAAHCRASSPPLPWTPMSCTVSSGFGIW; this is encoded by the exons ATGGTGACGAGGTATAACTTATCAAGCAACTCTTGGGTCGACCAAACCTATGAGTTGAGGAATTTATGGGCTCTTACATATTTGAGGGACCAATTTTTTGGGCGAATTAGGACAACATCCCAGTGTGAAGGGATTAACTCTCTAATAAAAGCATATGTGAGAAAGAAAGATACCCTTCTTGAATTCATCAATAACATGGAGACCGTTGTTAGCCATTACAGGAACAATGAAAGAGTTGCAGAGTTCAATAGTAAATATACCGATCCAGTACTTGTGACTTCTTTGCCGACACTTGAAGATTTTGCTGCAAAGACTTTCACTCGTAACATGTTCCGGGAGGTCAGGAAGGAAATTGAGGGTGCTTATGCTATGAATACAGAGTTGGTAATTCAGGATGGTGGAAAACTATACTTCAAGTGTAACAGTTTTGGAGTGCCAGAGATTGATCATGTGATTGAGTTTGACAAAGTTGGGGGGATGCTTCGTTGTGAGTGTCTGTGGTTTGAAAATAGAGGGATTCCCTACATGCACATATTCGCATGCCTAAAGCACCAACACATTGAAGTTATTCCAGAACACTTAGTGTGCAAGCATTGGACGAAGAATGCCAAGAGCGATTTCATGAAGTCAAACGTCGATGATCCAAGTGATTCTGATAAGGTACTAAAGTGTCGTTTGGGTGTGTTGGGTGCTGAGTGTTCTAGGTTGATGGATGTTGCAAGTAAGAACTCAAGTGATTTTGTCGAAGCAATGAATGATGTTGTCAACACAATTACAAAACTCCAAAAGCAAGGTGAAAATCCACGCAACAGTAATTTAGACGATGACTACGTTGTTGACCCATTGGTGGTGAAGAGTAAGGGAGCTCCcaagaaaaactcaaaatttAAGCAACGTAGAAGGTGTTCAAACTGCGGTGTGACAGGTCACTACAACAAAAGTTGTCCTAATGTTCTTGGTAGAATCCCAAAGGAGCCGGTAGACGATGATACAGAAAAGAATATCAGCAGCCATCTTGACATCCTCACTAAG GGGACCGCCGAGGAGAAGGAGAGGAAGAGGAAGGGAAGCTGCTCGCGCCCTGCCCCCGCGCCAGTTCCCTGCCGCGCCGCCGTCGAGCCCACCGAGCAGAAGCCCATCGCCGCGCACCACCGCCACGTCGCCGACGAAGAGGAGAGAGCGAGCAGCGCCGAGGAGGCTTCGAAGATCCGCTGCTGTCCAGCTGTGCCGTCCTCACCGTCGCCGTCACGGGTCAGATCTGAGACGAGAGAGCAGGCCGCGAAGGAGGAGGGAACCGCGCCGTCTGTTGAAAGTATTCGTGTCGCCGCCAGAACCCTTGTCGTCGCCGCTGCCGTTGGACGAAGGAGAGAGGAAAAAGATGCGATGTACATAGCAGCTCACTGCCGTGCTTCATCTCCGCCGCTGCCATGGACGCCGATGAGTTGCACGGTGTCATCGGG GTTTGGAATTTGGTGA